Proteins found in one Vallitalea guaymasensis genomic segment:
- a CDS encoding phosphate butyryltransferase produces the protein MVCKFEDIMKLAKTKEPKVLSVAVAQDIDVLISVKMAIEEGIIKAILVGDKEEILKIAKQIDFNVEDVEIIDEKDKVEACNIAVKKVTDKEADMVMKGIIDTAVILKAVLNKEANLRTGRVLSHVGVMDIPGYERVLLISDAAMNIEPDLMTKKQIIDNSVIVARSIGINEPKVAMLCAKEKVNEKMQATVDAKELEEMNKRGEIHNCIVGGPLALDNAVSVEAANHKKIDNPVAGKADILIVPSIEAGNVLYKSLVFLANAKAAGVIVGAKVPIVVTSRADTEISKINSIALAMLMTSE, from the coding sequence ATGGTTTGTAAATTTGAAGATATAATGAAGTTAGCCAAAACAAAAGAACCTAAAGTGCTTTCGGTTGCTGTAGCTCAAGATATAGATGTTTTGATTTCTGTGAAGATGGCAATTGAAGAAGGAATAATTAAGGCTATTCTTGTAGGGGATAAAGAAGAGATACTCAAGATTGCAAAACAGATAGATTTTAATGTTGAAGATGTAGAGATAATTGATGAAAAGGATAAAGTAGAAGCATGCAATATCGCTGTAAAAAAGGTAACAGATAAAGAAGCTGATATGGTGATGAAAGGTATCATTGATACTGCTGTCATTTTAAAAGCTGTTTTGAACAAAGAAGCTAATCTAAGAACGGGTAGAGTATTAAGCCATGTTGGTGTTATGGATATACCGGGATATGAGAGGGTATTATTGATATCTGATGCAGCAATGAATATTGAACCAGACCTAATGACTAAAAAGCAGATAATTGACAATTCTGTTATTGTAGCTAGGAGCATAGGTATTAATGAACCCAAGGTTGCTATGTTATGTGCAAAAGAAAAAGTTAATGAAAAAATGCAAGCCACAGTTGATGCAAAAGAACTTGAAGAAATGAATAAAAGAGGGGAAATACATAATTGTATTGTAGGAGGTCCTCTAGCTCTGGATAATGCTGTATCAGTAGAAGCTGCTAATCATAAAAAAATTGATAACCCAGTTGCAGGAAAAGCAGATATTTTGATAGTGCCCTCTATTGAAGCAGGAAATGTATTATATAAATCATTGGTTTTCTTAGCTAATGCTAAAGCGGCTGGTGTTATAGTAGGTGCAAAGGTACCTATTGTTGTAACATCAAGAGCCGATACTGAAATATCTAAAATAAATTCTATCGCATTAGCTATGTTAATGACTTCTGAATAG
- the buk gene encoding butyrate kinase has translation MESKLRVLVINPGSTSTKIAVFDNEQQLFEETLRHSTKELEVFDTILDQYTFRKDAIISALEKRQIELSSLSTIVGRGGILKPIEGGTYLLEDKLIEALREGAIQKGHACNLAGLIANDIAKELDIKAYMVDPPCVDEMDDVARITGLEGTSRISMFHALNQKAVARRAAKKIGKRYEECNFIIAHVGGGISVGAHKKGRVIDVNNALDGDGPFSPERSGELPTGDLVDLCFSGKYTKQQIKKLLAGKGGIVSYLGVNDVRVVQEMIEKGNEKAILIYEAMVYQVAKAIGAMATVLMGDYDMIILTGGIAYSKMFSEKLRKKINFLGEFEVFPGEDELIALAEGGLRILTGEETAKLFK, from the coding sequence ATGGAAAGCAAATTAAGGGTATTAGTAATAAATCCAGGGTCAACTTCTACAAAGATTGCAGTATTTGATAATGAGCAACAATTATTTGAAGAAACACTTAGACATTCTACAAAAGAACTTGAAGTATTTGATACAATATTAGACCAATATACATTCCGTAAAGATGCAATAATAAGTGCTCTTGAAAAAAGACAGATTGAATTATCTAGTTTAAGTACTATTGTAGGTAGGGGTGGAATTCTTAAGCCTATTGAAGGTGGTACATATCTATTGGAAGATAAGTTGATTGAAGCTCTAAGAGAAGGTGCTATTCAAAAAGGTCATGCATGTAATTTAGCAGGTCTTATTGCTAATGACATTGCTAAAGAGCTAGACATAAAAGCATATATGGTTGATCCACCTTGTGTAGATGAGATGGACGATGTTGCAAGAATTACAGGGTTAGAAGGTACTAGTAGAATTAGTATGTTCCATGCCCTTAATCAAAAGGCGGTTGCTAGAAGAGCTGCTAAAAAAATAGGAAAGAGATATGAAGAGTGTAATTTTATTATAGCACACGTAGGTGGAGGTATATCTGTTGGTGCACATAAAAAAGGAAGAGTAATAGATGTTAATAACGCACTGGATGGAGATGGACCATTTTCACCAGAACGATCAGGTGAATTACCTACAGGTGATTTGGTTGATTTGTGTTTCTCTGGGAAATATACCAAACAGCAAATCAAAAAGTTGTTAGCTGGTAAAGGTGGTATAGTTAGTTATCTTGGTGTAAATGATGTAAGAGTTGTTCAAGAGATGATAGAGAAAGGCAATGAAAAAGCAATTCTTATATATGAAGCAATGGTATATCAAGTTGCAAAAGCCATAGGAGCAATGGCCACTGTTTTAATGGGTGATTATGATATGATAATTCTAACTGGAGGTATTGCTTATTCAAAGATGTTCAGTGAAAAATTAAGGAAGAAAATTAATTTTTTAGGTGAATTTGAAGTTTTTCCAGGTGAAGATGAATTGATAGCCTTAGCAGAAGGTGGACTTCGTATACTTACAGGTGAAGAAACAGCAAAATTATTCAAATAA